In Deinococcus sedimenti, the sequence AAAAAACAGCACTCTGACAGGGGGGGCCGAAAGATCCCAGATGGGACGCTTATGTAACGCCGTTTTCCGACCGATCATGCTATGCGTCACAAAGTGAAGGCTCTCATCCAAATGAGGGCCAGAAAGGCAAAACAGGGTCGCCTGAGGGCACTTCTCAACCGGAGCGCGGGGGGTGGCGCCAGGGCTGCCAGGGCGGAGTCAGCCACTGGTGCCGCTGGTGCCAGCGTGACCAGGATATTGACCCCTGCACGGGCAGCCCTGGCGCCAGCGCCGCGCGGACCGCGGACTGGGTTGGAACGCCTGGCGCCCGATACGCCACCCCTGGCACAGGTGGCACCTCCAGCACCAGTGAGGGTGCTCGCCCCCTGAATCTCCAGTCGTCACCCCTACGACACTTACGCTCCAAATCATGACGACGTCATATCCGGACCCTGCCCGACCCACGCCCGTTCCCAGCCGCACCGTGATGGATTTCGCGTCCCGCCTCGGCATCAGTCGGCGGGCGGCCCATGATCTGTTCAGCGCAGCTGCCACCCACCTCAATGCGGTGGTTCGAAAGACCGACGGCAGTCGGCTGACCGTCACGGCAACCGACTTCAGCCGCATGGTTGCCCTGGTCGAAACACTGAATTCGGTCGGCCTGACCATCCGGCAACTCCACCGGATCCAGCAGTCTCAGAACCCCGAACTGTGGACACTCCTGCAGGGGTCACGAGCCACTGAGGTGGCTGCGCCGGTGGTTGACCATCACCCCGAGGTCTGCGTAACCGACGCGACGGCAGAGAGGATTGAGCTGATCCTCGTCGAGTACCTCGAGCGGCAAGAGACGCTGCTGCGCCAGCACTTGAGCCGCCCTCTCCCCGTTCACTACCTCCCGGCTCCGGTACCCACCCCGGCCCGCCGTGTTCGAGAAACTCAGGCGGCGTCTGTACCAGTACAACATGACGAACCGCTGCCCCCGTTGCCGATCCCGGTACCCACCCCTGCGCCTGCCCGCCCACAGAAGGATGATCAGCGGCAGACCCTGGACGTGCAGCCGGGTCTACCGGTACGGCCCCTGCCAGTTCCCGTGCCGGCCCGTGCTCCCAGCCGTGTACCGACCGACTGGCCGGAGCGTCTCCTAGTACCTACCCCGGCGCGCGTAGTCGACTCCGATCCACAAGACTGATCTCAGACGATCCTGGTCAGGGGGAGGCTTATCCCTGATCATCTATCTATCCTCCCTAATTTCCATTGGGTAGGATAGATGCAGAATGTTTCAGATCAATCTCGTGGATGGCGAGTCTGTAATCCTGACGCCCAATGCTCTCGTGGAACTTCACCGACTAACGCCTGCAGACTCTTTCCTGAAAGGTCGCACCACATATGTACTTCTGCAAGACGTTAGCAAGGCTGTTCCACACGCTCATCAGCATCCCCTACGTCAGCTCAACAGCTTGGGAGCTCAGGTGCAGTCAGTATTGACCATTCCCCCTAACCTCCGTCATTGGCTCCACCCAACCCTAGAAGCATCTTTGGTGCTTCCAACCATTACCCCATTCACGCTGGTTGGCGAATACATTCATCACGCTCTCTCTAGGCACTATCAAGCCACTGTTGTGAGCTACGAGCCTCCTCTTGGCTGGCTGCAAAGTCGTGCCCTATGACCCTTGTCCCCTATCAGGGCACTGCCCTCGCGCAAGCCCAGCAGTGGGCAGGCCTCCCCGATCACGAACTCCGCCGACGGGCCGTGACGGCGGCTGTAAACAAAGACACCCAAGCGCTGATAGCCCTGACCCGCGCCTACCTCACCCACGAGGGCGCCAGTGGCCTGCTCACCAGTCCGCGCACCATCGAGGCCTACACCCTCGGTGTCCGGCACTTCACTGAGTACGCGACCTCGAACGCCATCAACCTCCTGCGCCCTGGACGGCGCGACGCATCCGGATACGTCGCGCACATGTTGGGTTCCGGGCGCAAGCCCGCAGGCGTTCAACTCAAAGTCGCCGCGGCGAACTGCCTGTACCGGGCCCTCCGGTGGGCCGGCGCCACAGAGGCCGAACCCTTCCGAGACGTCAAGGTACCCAGAGATCCCACACCTGGACTGGTGAAGCGGCCGCCCTACAGCGAGGACGACATCGCGGCTGTGATGGAGCAGACCGACCTGCAGGGCCAAGTTCTCCTCCTTCTCCTCTCCCATGCAGGCCTGCGAATCAGTGAGGCCCTCGCCCTGACATGGCAGGACATCGACCTGGAGCTTCGCCGGGTGTCCATCCAACAAGGTAAAGGAAGGAAGGGCCGGGTCGTGACCATGAGCGGCAGCCTCCGCCGAGTGCTGAACAAGTTCAGGCAGGCTTCAAGTCAGACCACTGACGGCCGCCGCACCACCCCGGACGGTGCAGTCTTTTCGTATTCGCACGTGACGACAGCTCGGTACCACATGGAGAAGGCCTTCGGGGCGGCAGAGGTCCAATTCCGTGGTTTCCATCCCGGACGCAAGCTGGCCGGGACTCGCCTCCTCCGCCAGGTCAACGACATCGCCCGCGTCGCGCACCACCTCGGCCATGCCTCCGTCGAGACCACCCGGCGCGGGTACGCCAACTACGAAGTCGATGACCTCCGCGACACCCTTTCAAACTGGTGAGCATGTCATCACTCTCTCATGTTTTCTTTCATGCATGAATGAAAGTATGTGAGAACGCATGTGGACAGGTATGTTCGCCTGAATGACAGCCAAGCCCCATGTCGTCGCATTCACCTCACTCAAAGGCGGAGTCGGGAAAAGCACCCTCGCCGTCAACATCGCCGGCGCCCTGTCCCTGAAGGGCAAGACCGCCATGATCGACGCCGACGCCGCCATTCAGACCAGCAGCGGCTGGGCCACCCGGGGCGGTCTCCCCATCACCGTCCTGAAAGAAGGCGACCCTATCCCGGCCGGCACCCGGTACCTGGTCGTGGACACCGAGGGCCGCCCAGCTCTAGATGACATCGCCGCCCTGACACACTCCGCCGACGTCGTGCTCATCCCCACGGCGCCGAACTCAGTGGAGGTCGAGGCGACAGCCCGCCTGATCCAGCAGCTGCCCGGCACGAACGCCAACCTCGACCGCGTGCACGTCGTGATCACCAAGGCGCAACCCGTCGGCACAGTCGGTCAGAGCGCCCGGGATGAACTGCGCAGCGCTGGCCTGCAGGTGTGCGAGACCGTCATCCGCCGCTACACCGCCCATGAACGGGCGCATGAGCAGGGTGTGCTGGTCAAGGATGCTGCGGATCCCCGATCGGAGAACGCCTGGGCGGACGTCCTCGGCCTCACCCTCGAGGTGTGCTGATGACGAAGAAAAGCCGATTCGGTAGTTTTGTCACAAGCTCAGGGGGAGAGGAGAACCCCACTCCTGAACAGGGTGTACCCACCCCCGCCGCCCTGATGCCGGAGCCCGGCCCGGCCGCGCCACTCATCCCTCAGGCACCTGCTCGTGAGGAACGCCGGGCTTTCAGCACTCGCGTACGCCCCAGCCAGAAGGCTGCCCTCGACGTCTTCGTGATGGATCTGAAGAGGGCAGGTTGGCCCATCTCGCAGGAAGCTGTCCTCGAGGAGCTTCTGCGCCTCCTTCAGGAGGATGAGTACACCAGAGCCACGATCACCCAGCGCCTCACCCGGCTCTGACCGTGACACCGGTACAAGTTGCTCCATTGTGAATCAAACCGGGGAAGTCCCGAGTTGTTTCATTGTGAAACAGGCCTGCGCGGACATCAGCTCCGCCACCGTTTGCTCGCCAGATCCGGCGAGCAAAGTTGTCTCACTGTGAGACAAATTCTCCCTGAATCGGTTTTTCATCGTGCTGGTGCGATCCCCCGTTTTGGGGAATACCCCCAAGACACCGCGAGGCCGCCCTGAAGTCGAACTCAGGGCGGCCTCGCGGTAAGTGGTGGACTTCAGACCGGATTTAGGACAGCGTCGACCTGTTCCCAGAGTCGTGGCGGAACGTAGAGGCTCGTCGGGCCATTCGCGGAGACGGTCGTCTTCCCAGCGTAGCCAGTCACTATCAGCAGGTGAGTACCATCCGGCTGCAGGATCACCAGGGTGTCCATGGTGGGGAAGAGCACGACAGCTTCTCCGCCGTCATCCACGAAGTACGGCTGCGAGATGCCCTGATCAGGAGCAGCGGGACGGTACTCGACCAGGGTAGGGAAATCGTCAGGAGTCAGAACAGTTCGCAGCGCGGGGGCACGGTCGGGCACCTCGGTGGGTGCGGGGTGCATGCGGCTCAGGCGGCGCAGGGCGCGGGCATGGTACCCCCGCGTGCTGTCGAAGTCCAGGTCGGTGCCGGCCAGGTCAGTCACGATGCCCAGCAGTTCCCTGAACGGCACACCCGACTTCATCCAATGGGAGGCCCAGGCGCCCACGATGGGGCTCACCAGTGCTTCGAGCTGCCCGTGCGCTGCGTGCCAGAGCAGGTGCTGCGTGTAGCAGGGGATGCAGAGAACTGACCCCAGGCCTGTGGGGGTGGATATGGGGAGGCCGTGGGCTTCGCCGCAGTCCTCGCAGATGTTCCAGGTGCTCTTCAGGGCTTCGGACAGCTGAGGAAGTTTGACCATTTCAGGACTCCTGGGGTGAGCGGTGGCGTTTGAAACGCGGTTGAGCGACGGGTTCAGGCCAACAGAGCGGGGGCCTGGAACAGGTACAGGACGCGGGCGACTTCTTGGACGCGCGCCTGGTGGTCGCGGAGATCATTGGCGCTGAGCGTGGTCAGGGCGGTCAGAACGTAGCCCTGAGCGTCGCGGACGGGCACTGCGGGGAGCTGCTCACCCTGAGCGGCGCGCACGGTGAGCTGTGCAGCTTCTGCGGGGCTCAAGCGGGCGCCCAGGGGACGGCGGTAGGTGGCTCCGGTGGCGTTCATGTTGCTCCTGTGAAGCGCGGATCAAGCGTTAGGATTCGTTAGGTTTTTCCTGCATCAAAACGGGAAAAACGTCGTGCTGGACGGTTCGCCCGATTTGGCGAGAACTATTTAGGCCGCTACGATCGCCGGGTGGGTTTCGCAAAGAAAGGCCCACACCTGACGCGCTTCCTGCTCTGTCAGGGCTGCCAGGCTCGTGACGTTGCGGTCGAGGGCTGCGCTGGCGAAACCGTAGTGCTGACTGCCGGGAATGCCGGCGCGTGCCATGAGGCGGTGCAGCTTACTGGCGCGCGTATTACCGATCGTGGTGGGGTCGGGGTGGATCTCTTCTGCCACGAGTTCGACGTGGCCGTCGCGTTTCCCCAGATCGAGCAGGCGTCCAGCGTCGAGGGGGTGCACGGCCTGCCCGTCGATTTCGGCGTGCAGCGTGCCGGCGGCGTCGGCGTGCAGAAGGACGCAGCGGTGGCCCAGGTAGACGCTGGCGCTGGGGCCTTCGCCGTAGGAGCCGTAGATGGCGACCGAGAAGATGCGCGTGATGTTGCGGGGCTTGCTGATATCTTTCATGTGATTCCTTCCGTTGAGGTGGGAGTCAGGGAGGGACGCGGAATCTTGGTCGAGGAAGCGTCCCTTTCTGCTGGTCCAATAGTATGGTGTTTTCATACGTATGTCAACTTCATACGTATTGTGATACCATCCGCATTGGAGGTGCAGACGTATGTCTGAACGAACTAGAATTACCTTTGTGAACCGGGAAATTCGGCAGGAAGTCAAGGCACTGATGCGCGCGCGCGGCATCACGCAGGATCAGATGGCTGATCAGATGGGCATGAAGCGCACCAACCTCAACCAGATGCTCAACTCAGACACCGAACTGCCTCAGCGCTGGCAGGAAATCCTGCAGATCCTGGGCAAGAAGATCGCGCTGGTAGACGCTGACGACACCGGTAACCCGTCGTGAGCGCAGAGTTGGAGTCCAAGAACCTCGCGAGTCTTGACTTCGAACCCTTGATCCTGCCGGTCGACACTGAGTCCTACAAGCACCCTGAGCGTGTCGAAGCGTGGCAGGAATACAGGACCAAGCACCTGACTGAAGTCGACGAGCGTGAAGCTGCTCGCATCTATGGCCTGGCCCTCTCCGAGGTGGCCAGCCGCTATGAGCCCCCGGAAGGGGAGTTCCTCGAACGTCTCGCCGTGTCCTACCGCTTCCTTTCAGAGGCGCCGCAACAGATTGCAGATCGCCTGTGGGCCGCCGGCTACCTCTTCCAGCGTCCAAGCCTGACGACGTACTACTCCGAACAGACCGATCAACTGGAGCTGGTGTCCGAAGCGCCCGCAACTCGCCGGGTCATCGTCTGGAAAGTCAAGAAGAAGTCGCCGCGGCCCCCGGAGTCTCCCCACCCGAATCTGCGACCAGATCCCGGCGAAGGAATCACGCTGGGCGCCACGACACTCAGTCCCGCTGAACCCAACTACCCAGCACACCTGCAGCGCATGCTGTCAGACTCGCCTTTCATCTTGGTGGATCGCGCCACGCGCGACGGGCGGAATTGGATGGTCGACAGAGACGTCGAGCACTACCCGTACTTCGAGGATCACAAGACCGAAAGCCTCAGAGGCCTGCGCCTCACCTACGTGCCCCCTGGTGACGCCCTCTTAGAAGAGGCCGCAGCCCAGGCGCTTGAACGCGTCAACCAGCTCGACGACACGACCTCAGATGTCTGGAGATTCATCCTGTGGAAAGCCACTGAGAGACGGGACGAACTGCAGTCGGAGATCACGCTGGACTCGCGAGAGGTTGCGCGGGCCCTGGGCTACAAGCCACACGTCCACGGCGGCATGAAGCCTGAACATTTGCTCCTCGTTCACCAGGCACTGCAACATCTGGAAGCTCTGAAGATCTTCATTCCTCCAGGGGAACGCCTGATCGACACAGACGGCAAAAAGAAGAAGCAGCGCATCAGCACCGGCCGTGAGGAACGGATCATCGCGGTGATGGCCCGCACCGGGTCGCGCGATCTGTACGGCCAGCGCACCGAGATGATCTGGGAGATTGCCCTGGGTAAATGGGTGCGACTGTTCTCCTCAAGCTACGCACCGATGTTTAAGGCCTTGGTCGAGCTGCCCAGCAAGCGGGGCGTCAACGTCTGGGCCAAACGCATCGGCACTGAACTCGTCCTGTACTACCGGCAGAGCATAGACAAGGGCCCAGTCAAGCGTCTCCGGTGGCGGACGCTCCTCGAGCGGTCCATGCTGGCCAACGAAGTCGAGGAAATGCGCGTGGCACGCAACACTGGCCGAGTCATCAAGTACGCCGAAGGGGCGCTCGACCTTCTACAGAAGATCGGCGTGATCAGGAGCTGGGAGGCAGTGCCAAGTGACGCAGACGCCCTGGCACAGTCCTTCGCGAAACCTGGCAGCTTCGAGGCATGGATGGACTCTATGGTTGAAATTGTCGTGCCAATCGAGATTGAGGGCATTCTCGACACGATCAAGCGCGGCAAGCCGAAGAAGCTTCCCGCAGCGGGGAAATGAAGTGGCTACCCCACCTCCAACTGACGCAGACCCCACCCCTAACTGACGCAGACC encodes:
- a CDS encoding tyrosine-type recombinase/integrase — translated: MTLVPYQGTALAQAQQWAGLPDHELRRRAVTAAVNKDTQALIALTRAYLTHEGASGLLTSPRTIEAYTLGVRHFTEYATSNAINLLRPGRRDASGYVAHMLGSGRKPAGVQLKVAAANCLYRALRWAGATEAEPFRDVKVPRDPTPGLVKRPPYSEDDIAAVMEQTDLQGQVLLLLLSHAGLRISEALALTWQDIDLELRRVSIQQGKGRKGRVVTMSGSLRRVLNKFRQASSQTTDGRRTTPDGAVFSYSHVTTARYHMEKAFGAAEVQFRGFHPGRKLAGTRLLRQVNDIARVAHHLGHASVETTRRGYANYEVDDLRDTLSNW
- a CDS encoding ParA family protein, translating into MTAKPHVVAFTSLKGGVGKSTLAVNIAGALSLKGKTAMIDADAAIQTSSGWATRGGLPITVLKEGDPIPAGTRYLVVDTEGRPALDDIAALTHSADVVLIPTAPNSVEVEATARLIQQLPGTNANLDRVHVVITKAQPVGTVGQSARDELRSAGLQVCETVIRRYTAHERAHEQGVLVKDAADPRSENAWADVLGLTLEVC
- a CDS encoding helix-turn-helix domain-containing protein, encoding MNREIRQEVKALMRARGITQDQMADQMGMKRTNLNQMLNSDTELPQRWQEILQILGKKIALVDADDTGNPS